ATGGCGGATAATATTATGACCTTCCGGCGGGTTATTAAGCAGGTGGCCACGGATTCCGATGTGCGGGCAACGTTTATGCCCAAACCCTTTGAGGACCTTCCGGGCTCAGGAATGCACACGCACTTTAGCCTGTTTGAAGGCCAGTCCAATGCCTTCCACGATCCGGACGATGAATTTTCGCTCTCACACACCGCTAAGCAATTCATCGCCGGGATTTTGGAGCACTCTACGGAGATGAGCCCCATTATCAACCAGTGGCCCAACTCCTATAAGCGGCTGATGTTTGGCAATGAGGCGCCGGGCTCGGCCACGTGGGGTGTGCAGAACCGTTCCGCCCTAGTGCGCGTGCCTACGTACCGCCTGACCAAGGAAGAATCGCGCCGGGTGGAAATCCGCTCCATCGATGCCTCCATGAACCCATACCTGGGCTATGCCGTCATCCTCGCCGCAGGGCTGCGGGGCATCCGGGAGGGCTACGAATTAGACGATCCCGCAGAAGACGATGTCCACCAGCTCACCCACCGGGAACGCCGGGCCATGGGGTATAAGGATCTTCCCTCCAGCATGGATCAGGCCCTGCGCGAGTTCGAAAAGTCCGAATTTATGGCAGAGGTCTTGGGCGAGCACGTCTTCGAGTTCTTCTTGCGCGCCAAATGGGAAGAATGGCGCGATTACCAGCGCCAAATTACGACAGTCGAGCTGCGCAACAACCTGAACTTCTAGGAGAATAATGCGTCCTGCCACGGTGCCGTCGCCGGCGTCGCTGGGCCTTAGCCGGTCCCATGCCGCACAAGACTTAGAACAACTGGGATGGAATAACCCGGAGTCCGTTGACCTCTTATGGACGCTGGCTGCGGTCGGTGATCCAGATTTAGCGCTTAATAACCTCGTGCGCATTTACGAGCAGGCCCCGGAGCTCGATGCGGAAATCCGCAGCAATGAGCAAGTGCGGGTGCGCCTTCTTTCGCTCTTGGGTGCGTCGACGGCGTTCGGGGATCACCTCGCCGCCCACCCGGAGCTGTGGGAGGAGCTGAAAAAGCCCCTTCCGGAGCCAGAAGAGATGCTTACTAGCCTGCTTGAAGTGGTCGGCGCGCAGCCGGCAACGTTCGCTGCGGAGCTCGATGCTCCCGATCCGGCGAGGGAGGATCTCAGCGCGCCGGGTACGTACCGCGCGAGCGAGGGCGAGCATAAAAAAGAGATGCGGACCCAGTACCGCACGCTGATGATGCGGCTTGCCGCGCACGATGTGGCGGGKACCTTCCACYCCCSCAAGGGGCAAWCCCGACCGCAGCCGGAGGTAAGCTTCCGGCAAGTCACCACGCTGACTACGGCGCTTGCCGATGCCGCCCTCACGGCCTCCCTTGCCGTTGCGGTGCGCAAGATCTACGGCGACGATCCGCTCGATGCACAGCTTGCGGTCATGGCGATGGGCAAGTGCGGTGCCGGGGAGCTGAACTATATCTCCGACGTGGACGTCATCTTCGTCGGCAGCGAGGCAACTCCCAAGGCCACCCGGCTCGCCGCGGAGTTTAACCGGATCGGGTCGACGACATTTTTTGATGTCGATGCGAACCTGCGGCCAGAGGGTAAGTCTGGGGCGCTGGTGCGCACGTTGGATTCACACGTGACCTACTACCGCCGGTGGGCAGAAACCTGGGAATTCCAGGCGCTGCTCAAGGCGCGGGCGATGACCGGTTACCTGCCGCTGGGAGAGGATTACTTGGAGCAAATCCGGCCGATGGTCTGGACGGCCTCGCAGCGCGATTCCTTCGTGGAAGACGTCCAAGCCATGCGCCGACGCGTATTGGATAATGTGCCAGATGAGCTCAAACACCGCGAGCTCAAGTTGGGCGTCGGCGGGCTGCGCGATATCGAATTCGCGGTGCAATTGCTGCAATTGGTGCACGGGCGTTCTGATGAATCCCTGCGCGCGCTGTCGACGGTACATGCCCTCGACGCGCTTATCTCTGCAGGCTACGTGGGTCGCGAAGACGGCACGCAGCTCATTGAGGCTTATGAATT
This is a stretch of genomic DNA from Corynebacterium accolens. It encodes these proteins:
- a CDS encoding glutamine synthetase family protein — translated: MNSQHEFVLRTVEERDIRFIRLWFTDIMGALKSVVMSPSELESAFEEGIGFDGSSVEGFSRISESDTIALPDPSTFQILPFDDNEPDLQTARMFCDIAQPDGQPSVVDPRHILRRQVTEAANDGFTCMASPEIEFYLLEHSKELTDLVPTDNGGXFDQXTHXTXPLFXRRAXLALESLGIATEFSHHETAPGQQEIDLRHADVLTMADNIMTFRRVIKQVATDSDVRATFMPKPFEDLPGSGMHTHFSLFEGQSNAFHDPDDEFSLSHTAKQFIAGILEHSTEMSPIINQWPNSYKRLMFGNEAPGSATWGVQNRSALVRVPTYRLTKEESRRVEIRSIDASMNPYLGYAVILAAGLRGIREGYELDDPAEDDVHQLTHRERRAMGYKDLPSSMDQALREFEKSEFMAEVLGEHVFEFFLRAKWEEWRDYQRQITTVELRNNLNF